The following are encoded together in the Lathyrus oleraceus cultivar Zhongwan6 chromosome 3, CAAS_Psat_ZW6_1.0, whole genome shotgun sequence genome:
- the LOC127130791 gene encoding rhodanese-like domain-containing protein 4A, chloroplastic produces the protein TKIINSYLCRRIEDAYDNAKLFILSLMDSLSLLLSYPKLSPTKPFSFLSNPNSPPNKKPQISSLKPHSPFSLQNPLTKSCFSLATINLLTPLQSLAVEPTLLESDAGRINLETILVSIDDFFNRYPFFVAACFLVYLVGIPLAEEYFRKYKFVSAIDAFRKLRDEPESQLLDIRDRKNVKFLRSPNLMMLKKEVVQVEFNEGNEDGFVKKVLERFQDASNTVVFILDSFDGNSLKVAELLFKNGFKEAYAIKGGVRGQQGWMAIQDTLLPPPVHMNQRKKTKVPQELSTNGNGSIQQNDSNNESVLSSDIPAVGNQETENGHVKRSVESNPKMKLGSVVSYSPYPNYPDLKPPSSPTPSKPQ, from the exons acaaaaatcaTAAATTCCTACCTATGTAGAAGAATAGAAGATGCATATGATAATGCTAAGCTCTTTATCCTTTCTCTAATGGATTCCCTTTCTCTTCTCCTCTCTTATCCAAAACTCTCCCCCACAAAGCCCTTCTCCTTTCTCTCAAACCCTAATTCACCTCCCAACAAAAAACCCCAAATTTCATCCCTCAAACCCCATTCTCCATTCTCACTTCAAAATCCCCTCACAAAATCATGCTTTTCACTTGCTACAATCAACCTTCTCACTCCACTCCAATCCCTCGCCGTCGAACCCACATTACTCGAATCAGACGCAGGCCGAATCAACTTGGAAACAATTCTTGTCTCCATTGATGATTTCTTCAACCGTTATCCATTTTTTGTTGCTGCATGTTTCTTAGTTTATCTCGTTGGTATCCCTTTAGCAGAAGAGTATTTCAGGAAGTATAAATTTGTGTCAGCTATTGATGCTTTCAGGAAGCTCCGGGATGAACCGGAGTCGCAGTTGTTGGATATAAGGGATAGGAAGAATGTGAAGTTTCTTCGGTCGCCTAATTTGATGATGTTGAAGAAGGAAGTGGTGCAGGTTGAGTTTAATGAAGGGAATGAAGATGGGTTTGTGAAGAAAGTTTTGGAGAGATTCCAGGATGCTTCTAATACTGTTGTATTTATTTTGGACAG TTTCGACGGTAATTCCTTGAAAGTTGCTGAATTGTTATTCAAGAATGGTTTCAAAGAGGCCTATGCAATCAAAGGTGGAGTTAGAGGCCAGCAAGGGTGGATG GCTATACAGGATACCCTTTTGCCCCCTCCTGTGCATATGAACCAAAGGAAAAAGACTAAAGTGCCACAAGAGCTCAGTACAAATGGAAATGGGTCCATTCAGCAGAATGATAGTAATAATGAAAGTGTGTTATCCTCAGATATCCCTGCAGTTGGAAACCAAGAGACAGAAAATGGTCATGTGAAAAGGTCTGTTGAGTCCAATCCGAAAATGAAACTCGGATCGGTAGTTTCCTATTCTCCCTATCCCAAT TACCCAGATTTAAAGCCCCCATCATCTCCAACTCCATCAAAGCCACAATGA